A genomic window from Macaca mulatta isolate MMU2019108-1 chromosome 19, T2T-MMU8v2.0, whole genome shotgun sequence includes:
- the TYK2 gene encoding non-receptor tyrosine-protein kinase TYK2 isoform X12 has protein sequence MPLHHRGTTRGSKPVGDGAQPMAAMGGLKVLLHWAGPGGGEPWVTFSESSLTAEEVCIHIAHKVGITPPCFNLFALFDAQAQVWLPPNHILEIPRDASLMLYFRMRFYFRNWHGMNPQELAVYRCGPPGTEASSDQTAQGMQLLDPASFEYLFEQGKHEFVNDVASLWELSSEEEIHHFKNESLGMAFLHLCHLALCRGVPLEEVAKKTSFKDCIPLSFRRQIRQHSALTRLRLRNVFRRFLQDFQPDRLSQQMVMVKYLATLERLAPRFGTERVPVCHLRLLAQAEGEPCYIRDSGEAPTDPGPESAARPPTHEVLVTGTGGIQWWPVQEEVNKEEGSSGGSGRNPQASLSGKKAKAHKAIGQPADRLREPLWAYFCDFRDITHVVLKECCVSIHRQDNKCLELSLPSRAAALSFVSLVDGYFRLTADSSHYLCHEVAPPRLVMSIQDGIHGPLLEPFVQAKLRPEDGLYLIQWSTSHPYRLILTVAQRSQAPDGTQSLRLRKFPIEQQAGAFVLEGWGRSFPSVRELGAALQGCLLRAGDDCFSLRRRCLPQPGETSNLIIMRGARASTRTLNLSQLSFHRVDQKEITQGTRTNVYEGRLRVEGSGDPEEGKMDDEDPLVPGRDRGQELRVVLKVLDPSHHDIALAFYETASLMSQVSHVHLAFVHGVCVRGPENIMVTEYVEHGPLDVWLRRERGHVPMAWKMVVAQQLASALSYLENKNLVHGNVCGRNILLARLGLAEGTSPFIKLSDPGVGLGALSREERVERIPWMAPECLPGGPNSLSIAMDKWGFGATLLEICFDGEAPLQSRSSSEKEHFYQRQHRLPEPSCPELATLTSQCLTYEPTQRPSFRTILRDLTRLQPHNLADVLIVNPDSSASDPTVFHKRYLKKIRDLGEGHFGKVSLYCYDPTNDGTGEMVAVKALKADCGPQHRSGWKQEIEILRTLYHEHIVKYKGCCEDQGEKSLQLVMEYVPLGSLRDYLPRHSVGLAQLLLFAQQICEGMAYLHAQHYIHRDLAARNVLLDNDKLVKIGDFGLAKAVPEGHEYYRVREDGDSPVFWYAPECLKEYKFYYASDVWSFGVTLYELLTHCDSSQSPPTKFLELIGITQGQMTVLRLTELLERGERLPRPDKCPCEVYHLMKNCWETEASFRPTFENLIPILKTVHEKYQGQAPSVFSVC, from the exons GTATCACTCCTCCTTGTTTCAATCTCTTCGCTCTCTTCGATGCTCAGGCCCAAGTCTGGTTGCCCCCAAACCACATCCTAGAGATCCCCAGAGATGCAAGCCTGATGCTGTATTTCCGCATGAG GTTTTATTTCCGGAACTGGCATGGCATGAATCCTCAGGAGCTGGCTGTGTACCGTTGTGGGCCCCCAGGAACCGAGGCATCCTCAGATCAGACAGCACAGGGGATGCAACTCCTGGACCCAGCCTCATTTGAGTACCTCTTTGAGCAG GGCAAGCATGAGTTTGTGAATGACGTGGCATCACTGTGGGAGCTATCGAGCGAGGAGGAGATCCACCACTTTAAGAATGAGAGCCTGGGCATGGCCTTTCTGCACCTCTGTCACCTCGCTCTCTGCCGTGGTGTCCCCCTGGAGGAGGTGGCCAAGAAGACCAG CTTCAAGGACTGTATCCCGCTCTCCTTCCGTCGGCAGATCCGGCAGCACAGCGCCCTGACCCGGCTGCGCCTTCGGAACGTCTTCCGCAGGTTCCTGCAGGACTTCCAGCCGGACAGACTCTCCCAGCAGATGGTCATGGTCAAATACCTGGCCACACTCGAACGGCTGGCACCCCGCTTTGGCACAGAGCGTGTGCCCGTGTGCCACCTGAGGCTGCTGGCCCAGGCAGAGGGAGAGCCCTGCTACATCCGGGACAGTGGGGAGGCCCCTACAGACCCTGGCCCTGAGTCTGCTGCTAGACCCCCAACCCATGAGGTGCTGGTGACAGGCACTGGTGGCATCCAGTGGTGGCCAGTACAGGAGGAGGTGAACAAGGAGGAG GGTTCTAGTGGCGGCAGCGGCAGGAACCCCCAAGCCAGCCTGTCTGGGAAGAAGGCCAAGGCTCACAAGGCAATCGGCCAGCCGGCGGACAGGCTGCGGGAGCCACTGTGGGCCTACTTCTGCGACTTCCGGGACATCACCCACGTGGTGCTGAAAGAGTGCTGTGTCAGCATCCACCGGCAGGACAACAAGTGCCTG GAGCTGAGCCTGCCTTCCCGGGCTGCAGCGCTGTCCTTCGTGTCGCTGGTGGACGGCTATTTCCGCCTGACGGCCGACTCCAGCCACTACCTGTGCCACGAGGTGGCTCCCCCACGGCTGGTGATGAGCATCCAGGATGGGATCCATGGACCCCTGCT GGAGCCATTTGTGCAGGCCAAGCTGCGGCCCGAGGACGGCCTGTACCTCATTCAGTGGAGCACCAGCCACCCCTACCGCCTGATCCTCACAGTGGCCCAGCGTAGCCAG GCACCAGACGGCACACAGAGCTTGCGGCTCCGAAAGTTCCCCATTGAGCAGCAGGCCGGGGCCTTTGTGCTGGAGGGCTGGGGCCGGTCCTTCCCCAGCGTTCGGGAACTTGGGGCCGCCTTGCAGGGCTGCTTGCTGAGGGCTGGGGACGACTGCTTCTCTCTGCGTCGCCGTTGCCTGCCCCAACCAGGAG AAACCTCCAACCTCATCATCATGCGGGGGGCTCGGGCCAGCACCAGGACACTCAACCTCAGCCAGCTCAGCTTCCACCGGGTTGACCAGAAGGAGATCACCCAG GGCACAAGGACCAACGTGTACGAGGGCCGCCTGCGAGTGGAGGGCAGTGGGGACCCTGAGGAGGGCAAGATGGACGACGAGGACCCCCTCGTGCCTGGAAGGGACCGTGGGCAGGAGCTACGAGTGGTGCTCAAAGTGCTGGACCCAAGTCACCATGACATAGCCCTG GCCTTCTATGAGACAGCCAGCCTCATGAGCCAGGTCTCCCACGTGCACCTGGCCTTCGTGCACGGCGTCTGTGTGCGCGGCCCTGAAA ATATCATGGTGACAGAGTACGTGGAGCACGGACCCCTGGACGTGTGGCTGCGGAGGGAGCGGGGCCATGTGCCCATGGCTTGGAAGATGGTGGTGGCCCAGCAGCTAGCCAGCGCCCTCAGCTACCTG GAGAACAAGAACCTGGTACATGGTAATGTGTGTGGCCGGAACATCCTGCTGGCTCGGCTGGGGCTGGCAGAGGGCACGAGCCCCTTCATCAAGCTGAGTGATCCCGGCGTGGGCCTCGGCGCCCTCTCCAGGGAGG agcggGTGGAGCGGATCCCCTGGATGGCCCCCGAATGCCTCCCAGGTGGGCCCAACAGCCTAAGCATTGCCATGGACAAGTGGGGGTTTGGTGCCACCCTCCTGGAGATCTGCTTTGATGGAGAGGCCCCGCTGCAGAGCCGCAGCTCCTCCGAG AAGGAGCATTTCTACCAGAGGCAGCACCGGCTGCCCGAGCCCTCCTGCCCAGAGCTGGCCACACTCACCAGCCAGTGTCTGACCTATGAGCCAACCCAGAGGCCTTCATTCCGCACCATCCTGCGTGACCTCACCCGGCTGCAGCCCCACA ATCTTGCTGATGTCTTGATTGTGAACCCGGACTCATCGGCGTCAGACCCTACGGTTTTCCACAAGCGCTATTTGAAAAAGATCCGAGATCTGGGCGAG GGTCACTTCGGCAAGGTCAGTTTGTACTGCTACGATCCGACCAACGACGGCACTGGCGAGATGGTGGCGGTGAAAGCCCTTAAGGCAGACTGCGGCCCCCAGCACCGCTCGGGCTGGAAGCAGGAGATTGAGATTCTGCGCACGCTCTATCACGAGCACATCGTCAAGTACAAGGGCTGCTGCGAGGATCAAG GCGAGAAGTCGCTGCAGCTGGTCATGGAGTACGTGCCCCTGGGCAGCCTCCGAGACTACCTGCCCCGGCACAGCGTCGGGCTGGCCCAGCTGCTGCTCTTCGCCCAGCAGATCTGCGAG GGCATGGCCTATCTGCACGCGCAGCACTACATCCACCGAGACCTAGCCGCGCGCAACGTGCTGCTGGACAACGACAAGCTGGTCAAGATCGGGGACTTTGGCCTAGCCAAGGCCGTGCCCGAAGGCCACGAGTACTACCGCGTGCGCGAGGATGGGGACAGCCCCGTGTTCTG GTATGCCCCAGAGTGCCTGAAAGAGTATAAGTTCTACTATGCGTCCGATGTCTGGTCCTTCGGGGTGACCCTGTATGAGCTGCTGACGCACTGTGACTCCAGCCAGAGCCCCCCCACG AAATTCCTTGAGCTCATAGGCATCACCCAGGGTCAGATGACAGTTCTGAGACTCACCGAGTTGCTGGAACGAGGGGAGAGGCTGCCACGACCTGACAAATGTCCCTGTGAG GTCTATCATCTCATGAAGAACTGCTGGGAGACAGAGGCGTCCTTCCGCCCAACCTTCGAGAACCTCATACCCATCCTGAAGACAGTCCATGAGAAGTACCAAGGCCAGGCCCCTTCCGTGTTCAGTGTGTGCTGA
- the TYK2 gene encoding non-receptor tyrosine-protein kinase TYK2 isoform X16, with translation MPLHHRGTTRGSKPVGDGAQPMAAMGGLKVLLHWAGPGGGEPWVTFSESSLTAEEVCIHIAHKVGITPPCFNLFALFDAQAQVWLPPNHILEIPRDASLMLYFRMRFYFRNWHGMNPQELAVYRCGPPGTEASSDQTAQGMQLLDPASFEYLFEQGKHEFVNDVASLWELSSEEEIHHFKNESLGMAFLHLCHLALCRGVPLEEVAKKTSFKDCIPLSFRRQIRQHSALTRLRLRNVFRRFLQDFQPDRLSQQMVMVKYLATLERLAPRFGTERVPVCHLRLLAQAEGEPCYIRDSGEAPTDPGPESAARPPTHEVLVTGTGGIQWWPVQEEVNKEEGSSGGSGRNPQASLSGKKAKAHKAIGQPADRLREPLWAYFCDFRDITHVVLKECCVSIHRQDNKCLELSLPSRAAALSFVSLVDGYFRLTADSSHYLCHEVAPPRLVMSIQDGIHGPLLEPFVQAKLRPEDGLYLIQWSTSHPYRLILTVAQRSQGCLLRAGDDCFSLRRRCLPQPGETSNLIIMRGARASTRTLNLSQLSFHRVDQKEITQLSHLGQGTRTNVYEGRLRVEGSGDPEEGKMDDEDPLVPGRDRGQELRVVLKVLDPSHHDIALAFYETASLMSQVSHVHLAFVHGVCVRGPENIMVTEYVEHGPLDVWLRRERGHVPMAWKMVVAQQLASALSYLENKNLVHGNVCGRNILLARLGLAEGTSPFIKLSDPGVGLGALSREERVERIPWMAPECLPGGPNSLSIAMDKWGFGATLLEICFDGEAPLQSRSSSEKEHFYQRQHRLPEPSCPELATLTSQCLTYEPTQRPSFRTILRDLTRLQPHNLADVLIVNPDSSASDPTVFHKRYLKKIRDLGEGHFGKVSLYCYDPTNDGTGEMVAVKALKADCGPQHRSGWKQEIEILRTLYHEHIVKYKGCCEDQGEKSLQLVMEYVPLGSLRDYLPRHSVGLAQLLLFAQQICEGMAYLHAQHYIHRDLAARNVLLDNDKLVKIGDFGLAKAVPEGHEYYRVREDGDSPVFWYAPECLKEYKFYYASDVWSFGVTLYELLTHCDSSQSPPTKFLELIGITQGQMTVLRLTELLERGERLPRPDKCPCEVYHLMKNCWETEASFRPTFENLIPILKTVHEKYQGQAPSVFSVC, from the exons GTATCACTCCTCCTTGTTTCAATCTCTTCGCTCTCTTCGATGCTCAGGCCCAAGTCTGGTTGCCCCCAAACCACATCCTAGAGATCCCCAGAGATGCAAGCCTGATGCTGTATTTCCGCATGAG GTTTTATTTCCGGAACTGGCATGGCATGAATCCTCAGGAGCTGGCTGTGTACCGTTGTGGGCCCCCAGGAACCGAGGCATCCTCAGATCAGACAGCACAGGGGATGCAACTCCTGGACCCAGCCTCATTTGAGTACCTCTTTGAGCAG GGCAAGCATGAGTTTGTGAATGACGTGGCATCACTGTGGGAGCTATCGAGCGAGGAGGAGATCCACCACTTTAAGAATGAGAGCCTGGGCATGGCCTTTCTGCACCTCTGTCACCTCGCTCTCTGCCGTGGTGTCCCCCTGGAGGAGGTGGCCAAGAAGACCAG CTTCAAGGACTGTATCCCGCTCTCCTTCCGTCGGCAGATCCGGCAGCACAGCGCCCTGACCCGGCTGCGCCTTCGGAACGTCTTCCGCAGGTTCCTGCAGGACTTCCAGCCGGACAGACTCTCCCAGCAGATGGTCATGGTCAAATACCTGGCCACACTCGAACGGCTGGCACCCCGCTTTGGCACAGAGCGTGTGCCCGTGTGCCACCTGAGGCTGCTGGCCCAGGCAGAGGGAGAGCCCTGCTACATCCGGGACAGTGGGGAGGCCCCTACAGACCCTGGCCCTGAGTCTGCTGCTAGACCCCCAACCCATGAGGTGCTGGTGACAGGCACTGGTGGCATCCAGTGGTGGCCAGTACAGGAGGAGGTGAACAAGGAGGAG GGTTCTAGTGGCGGCAGCGGCAGGAACCCCCAAGCCAGCCTGTCTGGGAAGAAGGCCAAGGCTCACAAGGCAATCGGCCAGCCGGCGGACAGGCTGCGGGAGCCACTGTGGGCCTACTTCTGCGACTTCCGGGACATCACCCACGTGGTGCTGAAAGAGTGCTGTGTCAGCATCCACCGGCAGGACAACAAGTGCCTG GAGCTGAGCCTGCCTTCCCGGGCTGCAGCGCTGTCCTTCGTGTCGCTGGTGGACGGCTATTTCCGCCTGACGGCCGACTCCAGCCACTACCTGTGCCACGAGGTGGCTCCCCCACGGCTGGTGATGAGCATCCAGGATGGGATCCATGGACCCCTGCT GGAGCCATTTGTGCAGGCCAAGCTGCGGCCCGAGGACGGCCTGTACCTCATTCAGTGGAGCACCAGCCACCCCTACCGCCTGATCCTCACAGTGGCCCAGCGTAGCCAG GGCTGCTTGCTGAGGGCTGGGGACGACTGCTTCTCTCTGCGTCGCCGTTGCCTGCCCCAACCAGGAG AAACCTCCAACCTCATCATCATGCGGGGGGCTCGGGCCAGCACCAGGACACTCAACCTCAGCCAGCTCAGCTTCCACCGGGTTGACCAGAAGGAGATCACCCAG CTGTCCCACTTGGGCCAGGGCACAAGGACCAACGTGTACGAGGGCCGCCTGCGAGTGGAGGGCAGTGGGGACCCTGAGGAGGGCAAGATGGACGACGAGGACCCCCTCGTGCCTGGAAGGGACCGTGGGCAGGAGCTACGAGTGGTGCTCAAAGTGCTGGACCCAAGTCACCATGACATAGCCCTG GCCTTCTATGAGACAGCCAGCCTCATGAGCCAGGTCTCCCACGTGCACCTGGCCTTCGTGCACGGCGTCTGTGTGCGCGGCCCTGAAA ATATCATGGTGACAGAGTACGTGGAGCACGGACCCCTGGACGTGTGGCTGCGGAGGGAGCGGGGCCATGTGCCCATGGCTTGGAAGATGGTGGTGGCCCAGCAGCTAGCCAGCGCCCTCAGCTACCTG GAGAACAAGAACCTGGTACATGGTAATGTGTGTGGCCGGAACATCCTGCTGGCTCGGCTGGGGCTGGCAGAGGGCACGAGCCCCTTCATCAAGCTGAGTGATCCCGGCGTGGGCCTCGGCGCCCTCTCCAGGGAGG agcggGTGGAGCGGATCCCCTGGATGGCCCCCGAATGCCTCCCAGGTGGGCCCAACAGCCTAAGCATTGCCATGGACAAGTGGGGGTTTGGTGCCACCCTCCTGGAGATCTGCTTTGATGGAGAGGCCCCGCTGCAGAGCCGCAGCTCCTCCGAG AAGGAGCATTTCTACCAGAGGCAGCACCGGCTGCCCGAGCCCTCCTGCCCAGAGCTGGCCACACTCACCAGCCAGTGTCTGACCTATGAGCCAACCCAGAGGCCTTCATTCCGCACCATCCTGCGTGACCTCACCCGGCTGCAGCCCCACA ATCTTGCTGATGTCTTGATTGTGAACCCGGACTCATCGGCGTCAGACCCTACGGTTTTCCACAAGCGCTATTTGAAAAAGATCCGAGATCTGGGCGAG GGTCACTTCGGCAAGGTCAGTTTGTACTGCTACGATCCGACCAACGACGGCACTGGCGAGATGGTGGCGGTGAAAGCCCTTAAGGCAGACTGCGGCCCCCAGCACCGCTCGGGCTGGAAGCAGGAGATTGAGATTCTGCGCACGCTCTATCACGAGCACATCGTCAAGTACAAGGGCTGCTGCGAGGATCAAG GCGAGAAGTCGCTGCAGCTGGTCATGGAGTACGTGCCCCTGGGCAGCCTCCGAGACTACCTGCCCCGGCACAGCGTCGGGCTGGCCCAGCTGCTGCTCTTCGCCCAGCAGATCTGCGAG GGCATGGCCTATCTGCACGCGCAGCACTACATCCACCGAGACCTAGCCGCGCGCAACGTGCTGCTGGACAACGACAAGCTGGTCAAGATCGGGGACTTTGGCCTAGCCAAGGCCGTGCCCGAAGGCCACGAGTACTACCGCGTGCGCGAGGATGGGGACAGCCCCGTGTTCTG GTATGCCCCAGAGTGCCTGAAAGAGTATAAGTTCTACTATGCGTCCGATGTCTGGTCCTTCGGGGTGACCCTGTATGAGCTGCTGACGCACTGTGACTCCAGCCAGAGCCCCCCCACG AAATTCCTTGAGCTCATAGGCATCACCCAGGGTCAGATGACAGTTCTGAGACTCACCGAGTTGCTGGAACGAGGGGAGAGGCTGCCACGACCTGACAAATGTCCCTGTGAG GTCTATCATCTCATGAAGAACTGCTGGGAGACAGAGGCGTCCTTCCGCCCAACCTTCGAGAACCTCATACCCATCCTGAAGACAGTCCATGAGAAGTACCAAGGCCAGGCCCCTTCCGTGTTCAGTGTGTGCTGA
- the TYK2 gene encoding non-receptor tyrosine-protein kinase TYK2 isoform X13 has translation MPLHHRGTTRGSKPVGDGAQPMAAMGGLKVLLHWAGPGGGEPWVTFSESSLTAEEVCIHIAHKVGITPPCFNLFALFDAQAQVWLPPNHILEIPRDASLMLYFRMRFYFRNWHGMNPQELAVYRCGPPGTEASSDQTAQGMQLLDPASFEYLFEQGKHEFVNDVASLWELSSEEEIHHFKNESLGMAFLHLCHLALCRGVPLEEVAKKTSFKDCIPLSFRRQIRQHSALTRLRLRNVFRRFLQDFQPDRLSQQMVMVKYLATLERLAPRFGTERVPVCHLRLLAQAEGEPCYIRDSGEAPTDPGPESAARPPTHEVLVTGTGGIQWWPVQEEVNKEEGSSGGSGRNPQASLSGKKAKAHKAIGQPADRLREPLWAYFCDFRDITHVVLKECCVSIHRQDNKCLELSLPSRAAALSFVSLVDGYFRLTADSSHYLCHEVAPPRLVMSIQDGIHGPLLEPFVQAKLRPEDGLYLIQWSTSHPYRLILTVAQRSQAPDGTQSLRLRKFPIEQQAGAFVLEGWGRSFPSVRELGAALQGCLLRAGDDCFSLRRRCLPQPGETSNLIIMRGARASTRTLNLSQLSFHRVDQKEITQLSHLGQGTRTNVYEGRLRVEGSGDPEEGKMDDEDPLVPGRDRGQELRVVLKVLDPSHHDIALAFYETASLMSQVSHVHLAFVHGVCVRGPENIMVTEYVEHGPLDVWLRRERGHVPMAWKMVVAQQLASALSYLENKNLVHGNVCGRNILLARLGLAEGTSPFIKLSDPGVGLGALSREERVERIPWMAPECLPGGPNSLSIAMDKWGFGATLLEICFDGEAPLQSRSSSEKEHFYQRQHRLPEPSCPELATLTSQCLTYEPTQRPSFRTILRDLTRLQPHNLADVLIVNPDSSASDPTVFHKRYLKKIRDLGEGHFGKVSLYCYDPTNDGTGEMVAVKALKADCGPQHRSGWKQEIEILRTLYHEHIVKYKGCCEDQGEKSLQLVMEYVPLGSLRDYLPRHSVGLAQLLLFAQQICEPCWLLRSCGRPRPNPALLKLTSPAPPPGHGLSARAALHPPRPSRAQRAAGQRQAGQDRGLWPSQGRARRPRVLPRARGWGQPRVLKFLELIGITQGQMTVLRLTELLERGERLPRPDKCPCEVYHLMKNCWETEASFRPTFENLIPILKTVHEKYQGQAPSVFSVC, from the exons GTATCACTCCTCCTTGTTTCAATCTCTTCGCTCTCTTCGATGCTCAGGCCCAAGTCTGGTTGCCCCCAAACCACATCCTAGAGATCCCCAGAGATGCAAGCCTGATGCTGTATTTCCGCATGAG GTTTTATTTCCGGAACTGGCATGGCATGAATCCTCAGGAGCTGGCTGTGTACCGTTGTGGGCCCCCAGGAACCGAGGCATCCTCAGATCAGACAGCACAGGGGATGCAACTCCTGGACCCAGCCTCATTTGAGTACCTCTTTGAGCAG GGCAAGCATGAGTTTGTGAATGACGTGGCATCACTGTGGGAGCTATCGAGCGAGGAGGAGATCCACCACTTTAAGAATGAGAGCCTGGGCATGGCCTTTCTGCACCTCTGTCACCTCGCTCTCTGCCGTGGTGTCCCCCTGGAGGAGGTGGCCAAGAAGACCAG CTTCAAGGACTGTATCCCGCTCTCCTTCCGTCGGCAGATCCGGCAGCACAGCGCCCTGACCCGGCTGCGCCTTCGGAACGTCTTCCGCAGGTTCCTGCAGGACTTCCAGCCGGACAGACTCTCCCAGCAGATGGTCATGGTCAAATACCTGGCCACACTCGAACGGCTGGCACCCCGCTTTGGCACAGAGCGTGTGCCCGTGTGCCACCTGAGGCTGCTGGCCCAGGCAGAGGGAGAGCCCTGCTACATCCGGGACAGTGGGGAGGCCCCTACAGACCCTGGCCCTGAGTCTGCTGCTAGACCCCCAACCCATGAGGTGCTGGTGACAGGCACTGGTGGCATCCAGTGGTGGCCAGTACAGGAGGAGGTGAACAAGGAGGAG GGTTCTAGTGGCGGCAGCGGCAGGAACCCCCAAGCCAGCCTGTCTGGGAAGAAGGCCAAGGCTCACAAGGCAATCGGCCAGCCGGCGGACAGGCTGCGGGAGCCACTGTGGGCCTACTTCTGCGACTTCCGGGACATCACCCACGTGGTGCTGAAAGAGTGCTGTGTCAGCATCCACCGGCAGGACAACAAGTGCCTG GAGCTGAGCCTGCCTTCCCGGGCTGCAGCGCTGTCCTTCGTGTCGCTGGTGGACGGCTATTTCCGCCTGACGGCCGACTCCAGCCACTACCTGTGCCACGAGGTGGCTCCCCCACGGCTGGTGATGAGCATCCAGGATGGGATCCATGGACCCCTGCT GGAGCCATTTGTGCAGGCCAAGCTGCGGCCCGAGGACGGCCTGTACCTCATTCAGTGGAGCACCAGCCACCCCTACCGCCTGATCCTCACAGTGGCCCAGCGTAGCCAG GCACCAGACGGCACACAGAGCTTGCGGCTCCGAAAGTTCCCCATTGAGCAGCAGGCCGGGGCCTTTGTGCTGGAGGGCTGGGGCCGGTCCTTCCCCAGCGTTCGGGAACTTGGGGCCGCCTTGCAGGGCTGCTTGCTGAGGGCTGGGGACGACTGCTTCTCTCTGCGTCGCCGTTGCCTGCCCCAACCAGGAG AAACCTCCAACCTCATCATCATGCGGGGGGCTCGGGCCAGCACCAGGACACTCAACCTCAGCCAGCTCAGCTTCCACCGGGTTGACCAGAAGGAGATCACCCAG CTGTCCCACTTGGGCCAGGGCACAAGGACCAACGTGTACGAGGGCCGCCTGCGAGTGGAGGGCAGTGGGGACCCTGAGGAGGGCAAGATGGACGACGAGGACCCCCTCGTGCCTGGAAGGGACCGTGGGCAGGAGCTACGAGTGGTGCTCAAAGTGCTGGACCCAAGTCACCATGACATAGCCCTG GCCTTCTATGAGACAGCCAGCCTCATGAGCCAGGTCTCCCACGTGCACCTGGCCTTCGTGCACGGCGTCTGTGTGCGCGGCCCTGAAA ATATCATGGTGACAGAGTACGTGGAGCACGGACCCCTGGACGTGTGGCTGCGGAGGGAGCGGGGCCATGTGCCCATGGCTTGGAAGATGGTGGTGGCCCAGCAGCTAGCCAGCGCCCTCAGCTACCTG GAGAACAAGAACCTGGTACATGGTAATGTGTGTGGCCGGAACATCCTGCTGGCTCGGCTGGGGCTGGCAGAGGGCACGAGCCCCTTCATCAAGCTGAGTGATCCCGGCGTGGGCCTCGGCGCCCTCTCCAGGGAGG agcggGTGGAGCGGATCCCCTGGATGGCCCCCGAATGCCTCCCAGGTGGGCCCAACAGCCTAAGCATTGCCATGGACAAGTGGGGGTTTGGTGCCACCCTCCTGGAGATCTGCTTTGATGGAGAGGCCCCGCTGCAGAGCCGCAGCTCCTCCGAG AAGGAGCATTTCTACCAGAGGCAGCACCGGCTGCCCGAGCCCTCCTGCCCAGAGCTGGCCACACTCACCAGCCAGTGTCTGACCTATGAGCCAACCCAGAGGCCTTCATTCCGCACCATCCTGCGTGACCTCACCCGGCTGCAGCCCCACA ATCTTGCTGATGTCTTGATTGTGAACCCGGACTCATCGGCGTCAGACCCTACGGTTTTCCACAAGCGCTATTTGAAAAAGATCCGAGATCTGGGCGAG GGTCACTTCGGCAAGGTCAGTTTGTACTGCTACGATCCGACCAACGACGGCACTGGCGAGATGGTGGCGGTGAAAGCCCTTAAGGCAGACTGCGGCCCCCAGCACCGCTCGGGCTGGAAGCAGGAGATTGAGATTCTGCGCACGCTCTATCACGAGCACATCGTCAAGTACAAGGGCTGCTGCGAGGATCAAG GCGAGAAGTCGCTGCAGCTGGTCATGGAGTACGTGCCCCTGGGCAGCCTCCGAGACTACCTGCCCCGGCACAGCGTCGGGCTGGCCCAGCTGCTGCTCTTCGCCCAGCAGATCTGCGAG CCTTGCTGGCTGCTCAGGTCCTGCGGTCGCCCCCGGCCGAACCCCGCCCTGTTGAAACTGACGAGCCCTGCCCCGCCCCCAGGGCATGGCCTATCTGCACGCGCAGCACTACATCCACCGAGACCTAGCCGCGCGCAACGTGCTGCTGGACAACGACAAGCTGGTCAAGATCGGGGACTTTGGCCTAGCCAAGGCCGTGCCCGAAGGCCACGAGTACTACCGCGTGCGCGAGGATGGGGACAGCCCCGTGTTCTG AAATTCCTTGAGCTCATAGGCATCACCCAGGGTCAGATGACAGTTCTGAGACTCACCGAGTTGCTGGAACGAGGGGAGAGGCTGCCACGACCTGACAAATGTCCCTGTGAG GTCTATCATCTCATGAAGAACTGCTGGGAGACAGAGGCGTCCTTCCGCCCAACCTTCGAGAACCTCATACCCATCCTGAAGACAGTCCATGAGAAGTACCAAGGCCAGGCCCCTTCCGTGTTCAGTGTGTGCTGA